A genomic stretch from Solanum stenotomum isolate F172 chromosome 8, ASM1918654v1, whole genome shotgun sequence includes:
- the LOC125873010 gene encoding probable LRR receptor-like serine/threonine-protein kinase At1g74360, with translation MSEVESHVLLLIVLLNFFILITGRLVCGDSIETDKQMLLNLKSFLKEQNPVDKGFKYNHWNPTDLSPCRWPGISCSTSINRVTGIDLSESNLAGKLFNNFSAMTELNSLDLSKNTFSESIPSDLGWCRNLKFLNLSHNIIVGELNLTGLNKLEVLDLTMNRIHGLMIPEICDNLAVANISNNNFTSGSGFEFSHCKKLKYLDLSYNYLTGNLSFGLDMLNMFSASHNNLSGSLPSWIFTQNCSLQGLDLSENMFFGELPTSIENCKRLVELNLWGNSFSGSIPREIGSVQSLKELCLGSNNFSSDIPDTLSGLNKLVFLDLSRNNFGGEIQEIFGQLTQVRFLVLHGNSYIGGIVSSGIPNLVNLSRLDLSDNQFSGPLPVEISQMNGLEFLILAHNQFSGNIPLEYGDLTALQAVDLSSNRINGSIPPSFGKLRSLLWLMLASNSLRGEIPSELGNCSSLLWLNLANNQLTGPIPPQLASIGADPLPTFLLNRGKEKLTASPGDCFAMRRWIPADYPPFSFIYPLLTGKSCRILGDKLFMGDGLMPVCEPGSNVRKNQVPGYIQLSDNKLSGEIPPEIGNMKKMSMMHLGANEFSGRLPSEIEQVHLVVLNVSQNKFSGEIPKQIGHLKCLLNLDLSFNNFSGPFPVSFSNLHDLSKFNISYNPYIYGAVPEIGQLPTFDKSSFLGNPLLHLPSFMHNSNNNTEQNKNDNNKKHKKVGALLVIVVLVLAFLVCGVMSLLVCLLIKVPRGSPGILLEDTEGRHDSPSSTNASSSRLCASSSRGSDDVKVIRLDRTSFTHSDILKATWNFSNDRIIGRGGFGIVYRGVLPDGREVAVKKLQREGIEGEREFRAEMEGLSGNGSGWPHPNLVTLYGWCLDGSEKLLVYEYMEGGTLEDFITDRTRFTWKSRIQAAIDVARALVYLHHDCYPCIVHRDVKASNVLLDKDGRAKVTDFGLSRVMISEHTHVSTMVAGTIGYVAPEYGQIMQATTKGDVYSYGVLAMELATGRHAIDGGEECLVEWATRVMGDGRKGFTRAIIPVALLVPGLVEGAEEMYELLRIGIRCTAETPHDRPNMKQVLDMLISIPSSQKGSSRSFGSSRSTSPLL, from the exons ATGTCTGAAGTGGAATCTCATGTTCTTCTTCTCATTGTATTACTCAATTTCTTCATTCTCATAACAG GTAGGCTTGTTTGTGGAGACTCAATTGAGACAGACAAGCAGATGCTGCTGAACTTGAAGTCATTTCTTAAGGAACAAAATCCTGTTGACAAAGGATTCAAATATAACCATTGGAATCCTACAGATTTGTCACCATGTAGATGGCCTGGAATATCATGCAGTACCTCCATCAATCGTGTCACTGGAATCGATCTCTCGGAAAGTAATCTGGCTGGGAAATTGTTTAATAACTTCTCAGCCATGACAGAATTGAACTCTCTTGACCTGTCCAAGAACACATTTTCAGAGTCCATTCCATCAGACTTAGGCTGGTGTAGAAATCTGAAGTTCTTGAACTTGTCACACAATATCATTGTTGGTGAGCTCAACTTGACAGGCCTGAACAAGCTGGAAGTTCTTGATTTGACGATGAACAGGATCCACGGGCTAATGATCCCTGAGATTTGTGACAACTTAGCTGTTGCAAATATTTCTAACAACAATTTCACTAGTGGGAGTGGATTTGAATTTTCTCACTGCAAGAAACTGAAGTATCTTGATCTGAgctacaattatttgacagGGAATCTGTCGTTCGGGCTTGATATGCTGAATATGTTTTCAGCATCTCATAACAACTTAAGTGGCTCTCTGCCTTCCTGGATTTTCACTCAAAACTGCTCTTTGCAAGGTTTGGACTTATCAGAAAATATGTTCTTTGGTGAATTGCCTACGTCTATCGAGAACTGTAAACGATTAGTAGAGTTGAATTTGTGGGGAAATAGTTTTTCAGGGTCAATCCCTAGAGAGATTGGATCAGTACAGAGTCTTAAAGAACTTTGCTTGGGAAGTAACAACTTTTCAAGTGATATTCCAGACACTCTATCAGGTCTAAACAAATTGGTATTTCTGGACCTAAGTAGAAACAACTTTGGAGgagaaatacaagaaatttTCGGGCAATTGACACAGGTAAGATTTCTTGTGCTGCATGGAAACTCATATATTGGAGGCATAGTGTCATCAGGAATTCCAAACTTGGTGAACCTTTCGCGGTTGGACTTGAGTGATAACCAATTCTCTGGTCCATTACCAGTTGAAATTTCTCAGATGAACGGTTTGGAGTTTTTGATTCTTGCCCACAATCAGTTTAGTGGCAATATACCTTTAGAATATGGAGATCTTACTGCACTTCAGGCTGTTGATCTTTCCTCTAATAGGATCAATGGTTCAATACCACCAAGTTTCGGGAAGCTAAGGTCGCTATTGTGGTTGATGCTTGCAAGCAATTCGTTGAGAGGTGAAATCCCATCAGAGTTGGGGAACTGCAGCAGCCTGTTATGGTTGAATCTCGCGAATAATCAACTTACTGGTCCAATTCCTCCTCAATTAGCAAGTATTGGTGCAGATCCACTACctacttttttgttgaatagGGGAAAGGAGAAGCTCACTGCTAGCCCAGGGGATTGTTTTGCCATGAGGAGGTGGATACCAGCTGACTACCCTCCATTTAGCTTTATATATCCTCTATTGACAGGGAAGAGTTGTAGAATCCTGGGGGATAAGTTGTTTATGGGAGATGGTTTAATGCCAGTCTGTGAACCTGGTAGTAATGTCCGAAAGAATCAGGTACCGGGCTATATTCAACTTAGTGATAACAAATTGTCTGGTGAGATCCCTCCTGAGATTGGCAACATGAAGAAAATGAGTATGATGCATTTGGGTGCAAATGAATTTTCTGGCAGGCTCCCTTCAGAGATTGAACAAGTGCACCTAGTAGTCCTTAATGTTTCACAGAATAAATTTTCTGGTGAAATCCCAAAGCAGATTGGCCATCTTAAGTGCTTGCTAAACCTTGACCTTTcatttaacaatttttctggTCCATTCCCAGTTAGCTTTAGTAACTTGCATGATTTGAGCAAGTTCAACATCTCTTACAACCCATACATCTATGGAGCTGTACCAGAAATCGGGCAACTGCCTACATTTGATAAGTCATCATTTCTTGGTAATCCGTTGTTGCATCTTCCATCCTTCATGCATAACTCTAACAACAACACAGAACAAAACAAGAATGACAATAACAAAAAGCACAAAAAGGTGGGTGCACTTTTGGTAATTGTGGTTCTGGTACTAGCTTTCCTAGTCTGTGGAGTCATGTCACTGCTTGTCTGCCTCCTTATCAAAGTGCCAAGGGGTTCCCCAGGAATCTTACTGGAGGATACAGAGGGCAGACATGATTCTCCATCAAGTACTAATGCATCCTCCTCACGGTTGTGTGCATCCTCATCACGGGGTTCTGATGATGTTAAGGTTATCCGTTTGGACAGAACAAGCTTCACACATTCTGATATACTGAAGGCCACATGGAACTTCTCGAATGATAGAATTATCGGGAGGGGAGGATTTGGGATAGTCTATCGTGGAGTCTTGCCTGATGGAAGGGAAGTAGCAGTGAAGAAGCTACAGAGGGAGGGAATCGAAGGAGAAAGAGAGTTCAGAGCTGAAATGGAGGGGCTCAGTGGGAATGGCTCCGGTTGGCCTCATCCCAACCTTGTAACTCTTTATGGGTGGTGCCTTGATGGATCAGAGAAACTTCTAGTCTATGAGTACATGGAAGGCGGTACCTTAGAGGACTTCATTACAGATAGAACAAGGTTTACATGGAAGAGCAGAATTCAAGCAGCAATTGATGTAGCACGTGCTTTAGTCTACTTGCACCATGATTGCTATCCTTGCATTGTCCACAGAGATGTCAAAGCTAGCAACGTGCTTCTTGACAAGGACGGAAGAGCAAAAGTCACCGACTTTGGCCTTTCTAGGGTCATGATTTCTGAACATACTCATGTTAGCACAATGGTGGCAGGGACTATTGGTTATGTTGCACCAGAATATGGGCAGATAATGCAGGCCACTACAAAAGGTGATGTCTACAGCTATGGGGTGCTAGCAATGGAGCTAGCAACTGGGAGACATGCTATAGATGGGGGCGAAGAATGTCTAGTTGAATGGGCGACAAGGGTCATGGGAGACGGAAGGAAAGGGTTCACCAGAGCCATTATACCAGTTGCTCTATTGGTACCTGGCCTAGTAGAGGGAGCAGAGGAAATGTATGAGTTGCTTAGGATTGGGATAAGGTGCACAGCTGAGACGCCTCATGACCGGCCTAACATGAAGCAGGTATTAGATATGTTGATTAGTATTCCTAGCAGCCAAAAGGGATCCAGCCGTAGCTTTGGATCAAGTCGTAGCACTTCTCCATTATTATGA